In a genomic window of Ardenticatenales bacterium:
- a CDS encoding penicillin-binding protein 2, producing the protein MAYTIHDYRVGAGPGYITDVEFLAAALSPLLQTPRGEIASLLRENDIYVVLAGRVSAAVAEQIEALNEPGLYLEPLPRRFYPHDELMCHVLGFVNFENLGGGGVEAYYDDLLTGGLSGAEPRYNLADNPLGAVADLRLTIDKDVQTIIERHLHEALRKYGSESGSIIVMNPQTGELLGLANAPCYDPNVFYNEELSLFINPAVSVIYEPGGVFQLITMATALNIGIVEPDTPFYDSGVLEADGFRLINEDRAAFGEIDMTGVLVYGSNTGAAALAGAIGPLSYYNYLRAFGLDQRTGVDLAAESTSLFNEPGEPSWSEFSMLTTAFGQGIAVTPMQMVNAVAAIANGGLLMQPYVVETTTIQGKERARELVAGNRVISESNARKLIDMSVASAGSGAIDGYLVAGKAGTAQIAEGGIYHPTDTIVSYVGWLPAYNPQFIILVKLDRPQIARSAQETAAPTFAGLAAELAVTLGISPAP; encoded by the coding sequence TTGGCGTACACAATCCATGATTACCGGGTCGGGGCGGGTCCAGGCTACATCACGGATGTCGAGTTTCTGGCGGCTGCGCTTTCTCCCCTGCTACAGACACCTCGCGGGGAGATCGCATCGCTCTTGAGAGAAAACGATATTTACGTTGTTTTGGCCGGGCGCGTTTCCGCGGCGGTTGCGGAGCAAATCGAGGCCCTGAATGAACCAGGATTATACCTCGAACCGCTGCCCAGGCGATTCTACCCCCACGACGAGCTAATGTGCCACGTTCTGGGCTTCGTCAATTTCGAGAATCTTGGTGGTGGGGGCGTTGAAGCCTATTACGACGATTTGCTGACCGGCGGGCTGTCCGGCGCGGAACCCCGCTACAACCTCGCGGATAATCCCCTGGGCGCGGTGGCCGATCTGCGGCTGACCATAGATAAGGATGTGCAGACCATCATAGAGCGACACCTGCATGAAGCCTTGCGGAAGTATGGCAGCGAGAGCGGGTCCATTATCGTGATGAATCCGCAAACGGGAGAACTCCTGGGCCTGGCCAATGCCCCTTGTTATGATCCTAACGTTTTCTACAATGAGGAATTGAGTCTTTTTATCAATCCCGCGGTTAGCGTTATCTATGAACCTGGCGGCGTGTTCCAGCTAATCACCATGGCGACAGCGCTGAATATCGGAATCGTAGAGCCGGACACACCTTTTTATGACAGCGGGGTTCTTGAAGCGGATGGCTTCCGGTTAATCAACGAAGATCGGGCTGCTTTTGGCGAGATCGACATGACCGGCGTGCTTGTTTATGGCTCTAATACCGGCGCGGCAGCTCTGGCGGGAGCCATCGGGCCGCTAAGCTATTACAACTACCTGAGAGCTTTCGGACTGGATCAGCGCACGGGAGTGGACCTGGCGGCGGAATCAACCTCGTTGTTCAATGAACCGGGAGAACCAAGTTGGAGCGAATTTTCTATGCTGACGACGGCATTTGGGCAGGGGATCGCCGTCACGCCGATGCAGATGGTGAACGCCGTCGCGGCCATTGCCAACGGCGGCTTGCTGATGCAGCCGTATGTCGTGGAGACGACCACGATCCAGGGAAAAGAGCGGGCAAGGGAACTGGTTGCCGGCAATCGCGTTATCAGCGAAAGTAATGCGCGGAAGCTGATAGACATGTCCGTGGCCTCTGCCGGCAGCGGCGCAATAGATGGTTACCTGGTGGCGGGCAAAGCCGGCACAGCCCAAATTGCTGAAGGCGGCATCTACCACCCTACTGACACGATTGTTTCCTACGTCGGGTGGCTTCCCGCTTACAATCCGCAATTCATCATTCTGGTCAAGCTGGATCGGCCACAAATTGCCCGTTCGGCCCAGGAAACCGCCGCACCGACATTTGCCGGGCTGGCGGCGGAATTAGCCGTCACCCTGGGGATCTCCCCGGCCCCGTAA
- a CDS encoding substrate-binding domain-containing protein: MLFSSRNRLFTLLLALALALVLVACGGSDTSETNTPAATEAPGGGTSEEITAPEGSIAVLLPDSASSARWENDDRRFFEQAFDAAGVKYTIVNAEGDARTQQTQAEQAITNGAKVLLLVNLDSGSGAAIIAQAREAGVKVIDYDRLTIEGPGADVYVSFDNVSVGRLMGETLEPLINALPVDTPQVVQLNGSPTDNNATLFREGYFSIAQPHYDAGEWNLVADQAVPEWDNQQALVIFEQILTAAGGNVDAVFAANDGLANSVISALKSQGLQPIPVSGQDATVGGIQNILSGWQAMTVYKPIKLEAEAAAQVAIALLNGEEAASLTGDTINNGQGDLPFIKLTPLAVTKDNIADTVIADGFRTWEEICVGEYAQYCPTEQGGAMMDEGMIAVLLPDSASSARWENDDRRFFEQAFDAAGVKYTIVNAEGDARTQQTQAEQAITNGATVLLLVNLDSGSGAAIIAQAREAGVKVIDYDRLTIEGPGADLYVSFDNVSVGRLMGETLEPLINALPVDTPQVVQLNGSPTDNNATLFREGYFSIAQPHYDAGEWNLVADQAVPEWDNQQALVIFEQILTAAGGNVDAVFAANDGLANSVISALKSQGLQPIPVSGQDATVGGIQNILSGWQAMTVYKPIKLEAEAAAQAAIRLLRGEDVSVVANDTINNGQNDIPFAKLTPISVTNENIAETVIADGFRNWDEICVGEFEQYCPADR; encoded by the coding sequence ATGCTATTCTCAAGCCGAAATCGCCTATTCACCCTGCTGCTGGCGCTCGCGCTGGCCCTGGTACTCGTCGCTTGCGGTGGCAGCGATACCAGCGAAACGAACACTCCCGCGGCCACCGAAGCCCCCGGCGGCGGCACATCCGAAGAAATAACCGCCCCGGAAGGCAGCATCGCCGTGCTGCTGCCGGACAGCGCCTCGTCCGCCCGCTGGGAAAATGACGACCGCCGCTTCTTTGAGCAAGCCTTCGACGCCGCCGGCGTGAAATACACCATCGTCAACGCCGAAGGGGACGCCCGCACGCAGCAAACGCAAGCGGAGCAGGCGATCACCAACGGAGCCAAAGTGCTGCTCCTGGTCAACCTGGACAGCGGTAGTGGCGCGGCCATCATCGCCCAGGCGCGCGAGGCCGGCGTCAAGGTCATCGACTACGACCGCCTCACCATCGAAGGCCCCGGCGCGGATGTCTACGTCAGCTTCGACAACGTCTCCGTCGGTCGCCTCATGGGCGAAACCCTGGAACCCCTGATCAACGCCCTGCCCGTGGACACGCCGCAGGTGGTGCAGTTGAATGGCTCCCCCACCGACAACAACGCCACCCTCTTCCGTGAAGGGTACTTCTCCATCGCCCAACCGCACTACGACGCGGGTGAATGGAACCTGGTGGCCGACCAGGCCGTGCCGGAGTGGGACAACCAGCAGGCGCTCGTCATCTTCGAGCAGATTCTCACCGCCGCCGGCGGCAATGTAGACGCCGTCTTCGCCGCCAACGACGGTCTGGCGAACTCCGTCATCTCCGCTCTCAAGAGCCAGGGCTTGCAGCCCATCCCCGTCAGCGGCCAGGATGCCACCGTCGGCGGCATCCAGAACATCCTCTCCGGCTGGCAAGCCATGACCGTCTACAAGCCCATCAAGTTGGAGGCGGAAGCCGCGGCCCAGGTCGCCATTGCTCTTCTCAACGGCGAAGAAGCCGCCAGCCTCACCGGTGACACCATCAACAATGGCCAGGGTGACCTGCCCTTCATCAAACTGACCCCGCTGGCCGTCACCAAAGACAACATCGCCGACACCGTGATTGCCGATGGCTTCCGCACCTGGGAAGAAATCTGCGTCGGTGAGTACGCGCAGTACTGCCCCACGGAGCAGGGCGGCGCGATGATGGATGAAGGCATGATCGCCGTGTTGCTGCCGGACAGCGCCTCGTCCGCCCGCTGGGAAAACGACGACCGCCGCTTCTTTGAGCAAGCCTTCGACGCCGCCGGCGTGAAATACACCATCGTCAACGCCGAAGGGGACGCCCGCACGCAGCAAACGCAAGCGGAGCAGGCGATCACCAACGGGGCCACCGTGCTGCTCCTGGTCAACCTGGACAGCGGCAGTGGCGCGGCCATCATCGCCCAGGCGCGCGAGGCCGGCGTCAAGGTCATTGACTACGACCGCCTCACCATCGAAGGCCCTGGCGCGGACCTTTACGTTAGCTTCGACAACGTCTCCGTCGGTCGCCTCATGGGCGAAACCCTGGAACCCCTGATCAACGCCCTGCCCGTGGACACGCCGCAGGTGGTGCAGTTGAATGGCTCCCCCACCGACAACAACGCCACCCTCTTCCGTGAAGGGTACTTCTCCATCGCCCAACCGCACTATGACGCGGGTGAATGGAACCTGGTGGCCGACCAGGCCGTGCCGGAGTGGGACAACCAGCAGGCGCTCGTCATCTTCGAGCAGATTCTCACCGCCGCCGGTGGCAATGTAGACGCCGTCTTCGCCGCCAACGACGGTCTGGCGAACTCCGTCATCTCCGCTCTCAAGAGCCAGGGCTTGCAGCCCATCCCCGTCAGTGGCCAGGACGCCACCGTCGGCGGCATCCAGAACATCCTCTCCGGCTGGCAAGCCATGACCGTCTACAAGCCCATCAAGTTGGAGGCGGAAGCCGCGGCGCAGGCCGCCATTCGCCTTCTGCGCGGCGAAGATGTGTCCGTGGTCGCCAACGACACGATCAACAACGGCCAGAATGACATTCCGTTCGCCAAGTTGACGCCCATCTCCGTGACGAATGAGAACATCGCGGAGACGGTGATCGCGGATGGTTTCCGCAATTGGGACGAGATTTGCGTGGGTGAGTTTGAGCAGTACTGCCCCGCGGATCGGTAA
- a CDS encoding ABC transporter permease, giving the protein MSNSAANETTYLTQPARQTAGQYVSDYLKRVRSGDLGSLPIFLGLIIIAIIFQSQNENFLTARNFVNLIVQMAGYTTIAIGVVYVLLLGEIDLSVGYVSAVAAVSMTLLLREPNPWPWYAAIPIALAAAAAIGILHGFIITRFQVPSFVVTLAGLLAWNGAVVILIGGAGTVIIQDKLVIGIANFWLPPLWGWLAAAAFVGLYALLQLQGVLSRRRQGLASKPLLVTVVQIALLAVIVAGAVFVANKDRGVPIVGLILIVLLAGFTFLATRTRFGRYVYAVGGNKEAARRAGINVERIRILVFMISSLMAGMGGIILASRLRSVDTAAGGGNLLLNSIAAAVIGGTSLFGGSGRVVSAVLGALVIASVENGMGLLGLSSGVKFIITGIVLLVAALVDSISRRSRSQSGIA; this is encoded by the coding sequence ATGAGCAACTCAGCAGCTAACGAAACCACCTATTTGACACAACCCGCCCGGCAAACAGCCGGCCAATACGTCTCCGACTACCTCAAACGTGTTCGCTCCGGCGACCTCGGCTCGCTACCCATCTTCCTCGGCCTGATCATCATCGCCATCATCTTCCAATCGCAAAACGAGAACTTCCTCACCGCCCGCAACTTCGTCAACCTCATCGTGCAGATGGCCGGCTACACCACCATCGCCATCGGCGTCGTCTACGTGCTGCTGTTGGGGGAAATCGACCTCTCTGTGGGGTACGTCAGCGCCGTGGCCGCTGTCAGCATGACGCTGCTGCTGCGCGAACCCAATCCGTGGCCCTGGTACGCGGCTATCCCCATCGCCCTGGCCGCCGCCGCCGCCATCGGCATCCTGCACGGCTTCATTATCACCCGTTTCCAGGTTCCCTCTTTCGTCGTCACGCTGGCCGGATTGTTGGCCTGGAATGGGGCCGTGGTCATTCTCATCGGCGGCGCGGGCACGGTAATCATCCAGGACAAGCTGGTGATCGGGATTGCCAACTTCTGGCTGCCGCCGCTCTGGGGCTGGTTGGCCGCGGCTGCTTTTGTGGGGTTGTACGCGCTGCTGCAATTGCAGGGCGTCCTTAGCCGCCGCCGCCAGGGGCTGGCCAGCAAGCCGCTGCTGGTCACAGTGGTACAAATCGCGCTGTTGGCGGTGATCGTAGCGGGCGCCGTGTTTGTCGCCAACAAGGATCGCGGGGTTCCCATTGTGGGGTTGATCTTGATTGTGCTGCTGGCGGGTTTCACCTTTCTGGCTACACGCACGCGCTTTGGGCGGTATGTGTACGCAGTGGGGGGAAACAAGGAGGCGGCGAGACGTGCCGGCATTAACGTCGAACGGATCCGCATCCTCGTCTTCATGATCTCCAGCCTCATGGCCGGCATGGGCGGCATCATCCTCGCCTCCCGCCTGCGCTCCGTGGACACCGCCGCGGGCGGCGGCAACCTCCTCCTTAACTCCATCGCCGCCGCCGTTATTGGCGGAACCAGCCTCTTCGGCGGCAGCGGGCGCGTCGTCAGCGCCGTATTAGGCGCGCTCGTCATTGCCAGCGTCGAAAATGGCATGGGACTCCTCGGACTTAGCTCCGGGGTCAAATTCATCATTACCGGCATCGTCCTCCTCGTCGCCGCCCTCGTTGACTCCATTTCACGGCGTAGCCGCAGCCAGTCGGGCATCGCCTGA
- a CDS encoding sugar ABC transporter ATP-binding protein has translation MAAEAILELRGVSKSFGAVHALKNVDFAVRPGEVMALVGDNGAGKSTLIKGIAGIYPFDHGDISFEGKKVNIHGPRDAAALGIEIVYQDLALADNLDVVANMFLGRERTLSFRRLDEASMEQAAIETLDSLSVMTLRSVRQAVAELSGGQRQAIAVAKAVMWNSKLVILDEPTAALGVAQTRQVLDLVRRLADKGLAVVIISHNLHDVFEVSHRITVLRLGQNVREFFTVNTTQQEVVHAITAGKLEHVPGMKET, from the coding sequence TTGGCAGCAGAAGCGATCCTTGAATTACGGGGGGTGTCAAAGAGCTTTGGCGCCGTGCATGCGTTAAAGAATGTTGATTTTGCCGTGCGCCCGGGGGAGGTGATGGCGCTGGTGGGGGACAACGGGGCCGGCAAATCAACGCTGATTAAGGGAATTGCCGGCATTTACCCCTTCGACCACGGCGACATCTCCTTCGAGGGTAAAAAAGTCAACATCCATGGGCCGCGCGACGCCGCCGCCCTGGGTATCGAAATCGTCTACCAGGACCTGGCGCTGGCCGACAACCTCGACGTCGTCGCCAATATGTTCCTCGGACGAGAACGCACGCTCAGCTTCCGCCGTCTGGATGAGGCCTCTATGGAACAGGCGGCCATCGAAACGCTCGACTCCCTCTCCGTGATGACCCTGCGCTCCGTGCGGCAAGCTGTCGCCGAACTCTCCGGCGGGCAGCGGCAGGCCATCGCCGTGGCCAAAGCCGTCATGTGGAACTCCAAACTCGTCATCCTCGACGAGCCGACCGCCGCCCTCGGCGTGGCCCAAACGCGGCAAGTGCTGGACCTGGTGCGCCGCCTGGCGGACAAAGGACTGGCTGTGGTGATCATCTCCCACAACCTGCATGATGTTTTTGAAGTCTCGCACCGCATCACGGTGCTGCGCCTGGGGCAAAACGTGAGGGAGTTTTTCACGGTCAACACGACGCAGCAAGAAGTTGTTCACGCGATTACTGCCGGCAAACTTGAACACGTTCCAGGGATGAAAGAGACATGA
- a CDS encoding response regulator, with product MAKTTLLLADDHAVVRAGILNAIKELPGLEIIGEVGDGPSLFHALAHHRPNLLLLDVTMPQFDPIPAIGQIRALYPHMKILVVTAYDDDVYVQGLLGVGVHGYHLKDQPLADLRLAVQRVLQGERWVSSRVLSRLLHPATEAGERPALTERQREILRLLRQGMDNQSIARQTSLSVKTVENHLTRIYRQLGVQSRLEALNHIMAHPDLIGEAGHALPPPAPARPGGDEVSLLLVDDNARYRAQLRRMVGKVYPQATIYEAENIAGALAVARRVDLRLVLVDVVLGDEDGIQCTRALKARLPAARIILISAYPDREFHRRGLEAGAVAFLDKKDLDGKTLRQVIEDVAL from the coding sequence ATGGCAAAGACGACCCTTTTGTTAGCGGACGATCATGCGGTGGTGCGTGCCGGCATTCTCAACGCCATCAAAGAGCTTCCCGGACTGGAAATCATCGGCGAAGTAGGGGACGGCCCCTCCCTCTTCCATGCTCTCGCCCACCATCGCCCCAATCTCCTGCTACTCGACGTGACCATGCCCCAATTCGACCCGATCCCCGCCATCGGGCAAATCCGCGCCCTTTATCCCCACATGAAAATCCTCGTCGTCACCGCATATGATGACGACGTGTACGTGCAAGGGCTGCTGGGTGTCGGCGTGCATGGCTACCACCTCAAGGACCAACCGCTCGCCGACCTGCGGCTGGCCGTGCAGCGCGTGCTGCAAGGTGAGCGGTGGGTTTCCAGCCGCGTCCTCAGCCGGCTGCTGCATCCGGCGACGGAGGCGGGCGAGAGGCCGGCGCTGACGGAGCGACAGCGGGAGATTTTGCGGCTTTTGCGGCAAGGAATGGACAACCAATCCATTGCGCGCCAGACGAGCCTGAGCGTGAAGACGGTGGAGAACCACCTGACGCGCATCTATCGCCAGCTTGGCGTACAGAGCCGCCTGGAGGCGCTGAACCACATCATGGCGCACCCGGACTTGATCGGGGAGGCGGGGCACGCCCTGCCGCCGCCCGCGCCGGCGCGTCCCGGCGGCGACGAAGTGAGTTTGCTGTTGGTGGATGATAATGCGCGGTATCGGGCGCAACTGCGGCGCATGGTGGGTAAGGTGTATCCGCAGGCCACGATTTATGAGGCGGAGAACATCGCCGGCGCCCTGGCCGTGGCGCGGCGGGTGGATTTGCGGCTGGTGTTGGTAGATGTGGTGCTGGGGGATGAGGATGGTATCCAGTGTACGCGGGCGCTAAAGGCGCGCCTGCCCGCCGCGCGCATCATTTTGATCAGCGCCTATCCTGATCGGGAGTTTCACCGGCGTGGGTTGGAGGCGGGGGCGGTGGCTTTTCTGGATAAGAAGGACCTGGATGGGAAGACGCTGCGGCAGGTGATTGAGGACGTAGCCCTGTAA